The following are encoded together in the Deinococcus sp. KNUC1210 genome:
- a CDS encoding multicopper oxidase domain-containing protein, translating to MPATLHLPTLLLLGLIAGGTIFIGLPVGRMKRLGATARNALSMLAAGILLFLLVEILGEASGQTTSALRGSWSVGTVMILTMIGGLLLGFVGLVAIEQRLIRTAKGTSAQHLSTMIATAIGVHNLSEGLAIGQTYAQGKIGLSIGLIVGFALHNATEGFGIVGPSLCGKARLPWRTLLLLGLIGGGPTVVGTLLGSLWTNPVFNVFVLAMAGGAILYVLKELFASVRQSAGQYVLMTAVVLGFSLGWGTGAFAALSGSSDAGGATVAADGDVIQAASPVINLPQSIALMQQAHSQALLREQALTPTVLPDGTRQYTLTASAFPWQVAPGRTVTAWGYNGTAPGPLLRWYVGERVAVVLKNNLPQETSLHWHGLAVPFNQDGMPMVSQAAVKPGETFTYRFTVTPQMVGTHFYHSHVNDDFQVDAGLHGEIIVDAKPGAGAAGTVDLLTELSSFKVDGSEAENLFAINGQAYPDAPAVSVPQGKTVHLRLVNASAEETHVMHLHGYTFRILARDGNTLTAPESANTVTLGPSQTADLEFVANNPGTWMLQCHILDHAVNPGPGSEGSATHEAEMGGLVTFIRVVPNGTLQTMPARDLMTMSGRM from the coding sequence ATGCCCGCCACGCTTCATCTTCCCACCCTGCTGCTGCTCGGCCTGATCGCCGGGGGCACCATCTTTATCGGTCTGCCGGTGGGCCGCATGAAACGCCTCGGCGCCACCGCCCGCAACGCCCTGAGCATGCTGGCCGCCGGCATCCTGCTGTTCCTGCTGGTCGAAATCCTCGGCGAGGCCAGCGGGCAGACCACCAGTGCCTTGCGCGGCTCCTGGTCGGTTGGCACGGTCATGATTCTGACCATGATTGGCGGCCTGCTGCTGGGCTTCGTCGGCCTGGTCGCCATCGAGCAGCGCCTGATCCGCACCGCCAAAGGGACGTCGGCGCAGCACCTGTCCACCATGATCGCCACCGCCATCGGCGTGCATAACCTGAGTGAAGGGCTGGCGATCGGGCAGACGTATGCCCAGGGGAAAATCGGGCTGAGTATCGGGCTGATCGTGGGGTTTGCACTCCACAACGCCACCGAGGGTTTCGGCATCGTGGGGCCAAGCCTGTGCGGGAAAGCCCGCCTGCCGTGGCGCACCCTGCTGCTGCTGGGCCTGATCGGCGGCGGCCCCACGGTGGTCGGCACGCTGCTGGGCAGCCTGTGGACGAACCCGGTGTTCAACGTCTTCGTGCTGGCGATGGCGGGCGGCGCGATCCTGTATGTGCTTAAGGAACTGTTCGCCAGCGTGCGGCAGTCGGCGGGCCAGTACGTGCTGATGACGGCCGTGGTGCTGGGCTTCTCGCTCGGCTGGGGCACCGGGGCGTTCGCGGCGCTGAGCGGAAGCAGTGACGCGGGCGGCGCGACGGTGGCGGCAGACGGCGACGTGATCCAGGCGGCGTCTCCGGTCATCAACCTGCCGCAGAGCATCGCCCTGATGCAACAGGCCCACTCACAGGCACTGCTGCGTGAACAGGCGCTGACGCCCACGGTGTTGCCGGACGGCACCCGGCAGTACACCCTGACGGCGAGTGCCTTTCCCTGGCAGGTCGCGCCGGGCCGCACCGTCACCGCCTGGGGGTACAACGGCACCGCGCCCGGCCCGCTGCTGCGCTGGTATGTGGGTGAGCGTGTGGCGGTGGTGCTGAAGAACAATCTTCCTCAGGAGACGAGCCTGCACTGGCATGGGCTGGCGGTGCCGTTCAATCAGGACGGCATGCCGATGGTCAGTCAGGCGGCCGTGAAGCCGGGGGAGACGTTCACGTACCGCTTCACGGTCACGCCGCAGATGGTCGGCACGCACTTCTACCACTCGCATGTCAACGACGACTTCCAGGTGGACGCAGGGCTGCACGGGGAGATCATCGTTGACGCGAAGCCGGGAGCGGGCGCTGCTGGAACGGTCGACCTGCTGACCGAGCTGTCATCCTTCAAGGTGGACGGCAGCGAAGCGGAGAACCTGTTCGCCATCAACGGCCAAGCCTACCCGGATGCTCCGGCGGTGAGTGTGCCGCAGGGCAAGACGGTACATCTGCGACTGGTGAACGCCAGTGCCGAGGAAACCCACGTAATGCATCTGCACGGCTACACCTTCCGCATCTTGGCGCGCGACGGCAACACACTGACTGCCCCCGAGTCGGCCAACACCGTGACCCTCGGGCCGTCCCAGACCGCTGACCTTGAATTCGTGGCGAACAACCCCGGCACCTGGATGCTTCAGTGTCATATCCTCGACCACGCCGTCAATCCCGGCCCCGGCTCAGAAGGCAGCGCCACCCACGAAGCCGAGATGGGCGGCCTGGTGACGTTCATCCGGGTGGTGCCGAACGGGACGCTTCAGACGATGCCCGCCCGTGACCTGATGACCATGAGCGGAAGGATGTAA